From Eleftheria terrae, the proteins below share one genomic window:
- a CDS encoding CaiB/BaiF CoA transferase family protein: MSAQPAAAGPATGDAPQAAAGARGALGHLRVLDLSRVLAGPWCGQILADLGAEVIKVERPGEGDDTRHWGPPFLHDSQGQPTEQATYYSCANRNKRSLTVDLAHAEGQAVVRELALRSDVLIENFKVGGLARYGLDYPTLKALNPRLIYCSITGFGQTGPYAQRAGYDLLVQAACGLMSITGRPDEAPGGGPMRVGVAVTDLFTGVYACTAILAAVEARHHSGQGQHIDMALMDVGMAMLANQAAAWLNTGSVPQRQGNSHPSIVPYQDFPTRDGNMLLAVGNDGQFARFCAAAGVPQWAADARFATNTQRVAHREELVAMVAEITRTRSTAEWVALLEDRAVPCGPINDIGEAFADAQVQARGLRVDLPHPRFGTVGTVASPLRLSDTPPQMRHAPPILGEHTDQVLQEVLGYDPARIAALREQGVI, from the coding sequence ATGAGCGCCCAGCCCGCCGCGGCCGGCCCGGCGACGGGCGACGCGCCGCAGGCCGCCGCAGGCGCCCGGGGCGCCCTGGGGCACCTGCGCGTGCTCGACCTCTCCCGGGTGCTGGCCGGCCCCTGGTGCGGCCAGATCCTCGCCGACCTTGGCGCCGAGGTCATCAAGGTCGAGCGCCCCGGCGAGGGGGACGACACGCGCCACTGGGGCCCCCCCTTCCTGCACGACAGCCAGGGCCAGCCCACCGAGCAGGCCACCTACTACAGCTGCGCCAATCGCAACAAGCGATCGCTCACGGTCGACCTGGCACACGCCGAGGGCCAGGCGGTGGTGCGCGAGCTGGCCTTGCGCAGCGACGTGCTGATCGAGAACTTCAAAGTCGGCGGCCTGGCCCGCTACGGCCTCGACTACCCGACCTTGAAGGCCCTGAACCCGCGGTTGATCTATTGCTCCATCACCGGCTTCGGCCAGACCGGACCCTATGCGCAGCGCGCCGGCTACGACCTGCTGGTGCAGGCCGCCTGCGGACTGATGAGCATCACCGGCCGGCCCGATGAAGCGCCCGGCGGCGGCCCCATGCGGGTCGGCGTGGCAGTGACCGACCTGTTCACCGGCGTCTATGCCTGCACGGCCATCCTGGCCGCGGTGGAGGCGCGCCACCACAGCGGCCAGGGCCAGCACATCGACATGGCGCTGATGGACGTCGGCATGGCGATGCTGGCCAACCAGGCAGCCGCCTGGCTCAACACCGGCAGCGTGCCGCAGCGCCAGGGCAACAGCCACCCGAGCATCGTGCCCTACCAGGACTTTCCCACCCGCGATGGCAACATGCTGCTGGCGGTGGGCAACGACGGCCAGTTCGCCCGCTTCTGCGCCGCCGCCGGCGTGCCGCAGTGGGCCGCCGATGCCCGCTTCGCCACCAACACCCAGCGAGTCGCGCACCGCGAGGAGCTGGTGGCCATGGTGGCCGAGATCACCCGCACCCGCAGCACCGCCGAGTGGGTGGCCTTGCTGGAAGATCGCGCGGTGCCCTGCGGCCCCATCAACGACATCGGCGAAGCCTTTGCGGATGCGCAGGTGCAGGCGCGCGGTCTGCGCGTGGACCTGCCACATCCCCGCTTCGGCACGGTTGGCACCGTCGCCAGCCCGCTGCGCCTGTCAGATACGCCGCCGCAGATGCGCCATGCCCCGCCGATATTGGGCGAGCACACCGACCAGGTGCTGCAGGAAGTGCTGGGCTATGACCCCGCCCGCATTGCAGCGCTGCGCGAACAAGGCGTGATCTAG